A genomic segment from Armatimonadota bacterium encodes:
- the gutB gene encoding sorbitol dehydrogenase, with translation MQSSVCLTGIRQVECLSVPEPSPQVGDALVRVLQVGICGSDLHLFRDGAIGEARASLPFVLGHEAMGIVEEVTSSEYAHLLGRRVAIEPAIPCLRCEFCLRGDLNLCPNHLFLGLPPKAGAMQERIAHPAHLLEPVPDTLSDAEAVLLEPLAIALHAVDLGKVRTGTSAAILGCGTLGLCVLMILEQMGIHPLFCTDLLEHRLNLARELGADEVVHAAQTDVVAEARRFTSGRGFDYVFECAGVDDTQWQTAQIAAPGAKCLIIGTNPAGHVRLEGSAARRKGLSVLMVRRSRLTLKRAMTLVVQGRVPLSRLATHIFPMAQCQQAFDTAVEYRDGVVKAFVRM, from the coding sequence GTGCAATCTTCGGTCTGCCTCACCGGTATACGTCAGGTGGAGTGCCTTTCGGTACCCGAGCCGTCACCACAGGTGGGGGACGCGCTGGTGCGCGTACTGCAGGTAGGCATCTGCGGTTCCGACCTGCACCTGTTCCGCGACGGCGCCATCGGCGAGGCCAGGGCATCGTTGCCTTTTGTGCTGGGACATGAGGCGATGGGCATTGTGGAGGAAGTCACCTCTTCAGAATACGCACATCTTCTCGGCAGGCGGGTGGCGATAGAGCCGGCGATACCCTGCCTGCGCTGTGAGTTCTGCCTGCGCGGCGACCTCAACCTCTGTCCGAATCATCTTTTTCTGGGCTTACCTCCGAAAGCGGGCGCCATGCAGGAACGCATTGCCCATCCCGCGCACCTGCTGGAGCCGGTGCCCGACACCCTGAGCGACGCCGAAGCGGTATTGCTGGAGCCTCTGGCAATCGCACTGCACGCGGTAGACCTGGGCAAGGTGCGCACAGGCACTTCGGCAGCGATATTAGGCTGCGGCACGCTGGGGCTATGCGTGCTGATGATTCTGGAGCAGATGGGGATACATCCTCTCTTCTGCACCGACTTGCTGGAGCATCGGCTGAATCTGGCACGGGAGCTGGGCGCGGACGAAGTGGTGCACGCCGCACAAACCGATGTAGTCGCGGAAGCGCGACGCTTTACCAGTGGCAGGGGCTTCGACTACGTGTTCGAATGTGCGGGGGTAGACGATACCCAGTGGCAAACGGCACAAATCGCCGCGCCCGGCGCGAAGTGCCTGATAATAGGAACCAACCCTGCGGGACACGTCCGGTTGGAAGGCTCCGCCGCCCGACGCAAAGGTTTGAGTGTTCTCATGGTGCGTCGCTCTCGCCTCACTCTGAAACGGGCGATGACGCTGGTGGTGCAGGGCAGAGTACCGCTATCGCGGCTGGCAACGCACATCTTCCCGATGGCTCAGTGTCAGCAGGCGTTCGATACCGCCGTGGAGTATCGAGACGGCGTGGTGAAGGCGTTTGTTCGGATGTGA
- the era gene encoding GTPase Era — translation MNTGQIPTHCGFVAIVGKPNVGKSTLLNVMLGVKVAPITSRPQTTRRGVRGIYTEGNRQVVFVDTPGWHQPKDRLGQFMREQIDTALEDINLVLWVVDLRHPPTPEDEDLANRLQGVDAPVWIVGNKLDAAKYPEQAMQAYAALLPNAQRHISLSALKDPKAVYRLREEILLAMPESPFFYPVDIRSDQSRQDWAAEIVREQAMSHLREEIPYSIAVRVTDWEERENGVQYIRAEIIVERENHKSIVIGKGGSMLKQIGQEARKQLELFLGSKVYLELVVKVIPDWRRDPRALRELGYE, via the coding sequence ATGAACACGGGACAGATACCCACCCATTGCGGTTTCGTGGCGATTGTGGGCAAGCCGAACGTGGGCAAGTCCACGTTGCTGAACGTCATGCTGGGAGTGAAGGTTGCGCCCATCACCTCGCGCCCGCAGACCACTCGACGCGGTGTGCGAGGTATCTACACCGAGGGCAACCGGCAGGTGGTGTTTGTGGACACGCCCGGCTGGCACCAGCCTAAAGACCGCTTGGGACAGTTTATGAGAGAACAGATAGACACCGCACTGGAGGATATTAATCTGGTGCTGTGGGTGGTGGACCTGCGCCATCCCCCTACCCCTGAAGACGAAGACCTGGCAAACCGATTACAAGGGGTAGACGCGCCGGTGTGGATTGTGGGCAACAAGCTGGACGCGGCAAAGTATCCGGAGCAGGCGATGCAGGCGTACGCCGCACTGCTGCCGAACGCGCAGAGGCATATCTCCCTCTCCGCGCTGAAAGACCCAAAGGCGGTGTACCGCCTGCGCGAGGAGATTCTGCTGGCGATGCCCGAATCGCCGTTCTTCTATCCGGTGGACATCCGCAGCGACCAGTCACGGCAGGACTGGGCGGCGGAAATCGTGCGCGAGCAGGCGATGAGCCACCTGCGCGAGGAGATACCGTACAGCATCGCTGTGCGCGTCACCGATTGGGAAGAGCGTGAAAACGGGGTACAGTATATCCGTGCGGAGATCATCGTGGAGCGGGAGAACCACAAATCTATCGTGATTGGTAAAGGTGGGAGTATGCTCAAACAGATTGGGCAGGAGGCACGCAAACAGCTAGAACTGTTTCTGGGCAGCAAGGTGTATCTGGAGCTGGTGGTGAAGGTCATCCCCGATTGGCGACGCGACCCACGAGCACTGAGGGAGCTGGGCTATGAGTAA
- a CDS encoding dipeptidase PepV gives MARDALQRWIEEHTEEMVTDLRTLLQCESVKSHPLPLAPFGLGVRCAFDRVLEFGERYGFRTKDYDGYALHLEMGEGDEMVATLSHVDVVPPGNGWSVPPFEGVLRDGYIYARGAQDDKGPTVAVMYAARAIRELGLPIRKRIRLIVGGDEESGWECMKYYFQQEPERPSCGFTPDGGWPLIYAEKGIVNLQLEKSVTRSGNTPRIAWARGGERANMVPDRAEAFVQATDEQIGAIQSALAGLEEIVTTSEEDGVLVTARGKSAHGSSPEEGVNAVAKLLDALKPLNLPEEATWLSTVRDWANSVDGSALGIAHSDEVSGATTTNLGVFEYDGSKVKCTVNVRYPVTWTLDDLLNQLQTTIGATGFSLAGHFGIAPLYVPLETPFLQTILRVYREETGDDSPPKTMGGGTYARATQNIVAIGTGFDGDGAAHEPDERIAVSTLQKITLIYARILYELAQ, from the coding sequence ATGGCACGTGATGCCTTGCAACGCTGGATAGAAGAACACACCGAAGAGATGGTCACCGACCTGCGCACGCTGCTGCAGTGTGAGAGCGTGAAAAGCCACCCGTTGCCCCTGGCGCCTTTCGGGCTGGGCGTTCGCTGTGCTTTTGACCGTGTGCTGGAGTTCGGCGAGCGATACGGCTTCCGTACGAAGGACTACGACGGCTATGCCCTGCATCTGGAGATGGGCGAGGGCGATGAGATGGTGGCCACCCTCAGCCACGTGGACGTGGTGCCGCCCGGCAACGGCTGGAGCGTGCCCCCCTTCGAAGGCGTGCTGCGCGATGGCTACATCTACGCACGCGGTGCACAAGACGATAAAGGTCCCACTGTTGCCGTTATGTACGCAGCGCGAGCTATTCGAGAACTGGGTTTGCCCATTCGCAAGCGCATCCGTCTGATTGTGGGCGGAGATGAAGAGAGCGGCTGGGAGTGCATGAAATACTACTTCCAGCAGGAACCAGAACGACCCTCGTGCGGTTTCACCCCTGACGGAGGCTGGCCCCTCATCTACGCCGAGAAAGGCATTGTCAACCTGCAGCTGGAAAAGTCTGTGACCCGTTCGGGGAATACTCCCCGTATCGCGTGGGCGCGCGGCGGAGAGCGGGCGAATATGGTGCCGGACCGCGCAGAAGCCTTTGTGCAGGCGACGGATGAACAGATTGGAGCCATCCAGAGCGCGCTGGCAGGTCTCGAAGAGATAGTCACCACCTCCGAAGAGGACGGCGTGCTGGTCACGGCACGAGGCAAATCGGCGCATGGTAGTTCACCTGAGGAGGGAGTGAACGCGGTGGCGAAGCTGCTGGATGCGCTGAAACCGTTGAACCTGCCCGAAGAAGCCACATGGCTGAGCACCGTACGCGACTGGGCAAACAGCGTGGACGGTTCTGCATTGGGTATCGCGCACAGCGACGAAGTGTCGGGGGCGACCACGACGAACCTGGGAGTGTTTGAGTACGACGGCTCAAAGGTGAAGTGTACGGTGAACGTACGCTACCCGGTCACGTGGACGCTGGACGACTTGCTGAATCAACTGCAGACAACCATCGGGGCGACAGGGTTTTCGCTCGCCGGTCACTTCGGCATTGCGCCGCTTTACGTGCCGCTGGAGACGCCTTTCCTGCAGACCATCCTGCGGGTGTACCGCGAAGAGACCGGCGACGACAGTCCACCGAAGACGATGGGAGGTGGCACCTACGCCCGCGCCACGCAAAACATCGTGGCTATCGGCACAGGGTTTGACGGCGATGGTGCAGCGCACGAACCCGATGAGCGTATCGCGGTAAGCACCTTGCAGAAGATTACGCTCATCTACGCACGGATACTGTACGAACTGGCGCAGTGA
- a CDS encoding ATPase AAA, protein MNNSFRQELETLIRARYPIVYLISSEEQRVEEELRGVTARLNKRLYTWSLTRGLVEHPGQTDTTTLRPIEVLLSIERLPQHSVVLLKDFHTALNDSVVKRRLRDLSVALRRTYISLFILAPVLVLPPELEKEITVIDVPLPTVQEIGEMLDRVIESVKDNPNVDVSLTPEQREMLLKAATGLTLMEAENVFARSLVQKRRLDVEVVLWEKEQIIRKSGILEYYRATEAFENVGGLDLLKDWIRKRTRAFTDEAQRFGLPAPKGVLLIGVQGCGKSLAARAIGSLWKLPVLRMDVGRIFAGLVGASEENMRRAIRTAESVAPAVLWIDELEKGFAGSQSSGFSDGGTTARVFASFLTWLQEKQSPVFVVATANDVSALPPELLRKGRFDEIFFIDLPSQKEREEIFTIHLRKRGRDPKKFHISKLAQAAEGFSGAEIEQVIISALYDAFHRGVELDDETILQEIQRTVPLSRTMRESITSLRKWAADRARPASSPPDAEPAKHLPAETVTALPAPSRKRRASTAPGKRAGKGSAQEE, encoded by the coding sequence ATGAACAACTCTTTCCGTCAAGAGCTGGAGACGCTGATCCGGGCACGCTATCCGATTGTCTACCTCATCTCCTCTGAAGAGCAGCGAGTGGAGGAGGAGCTGAGAGGGGTGACGGCAAGGCTCAACAAACGCCTGTACACCTGGAGCCTTACCCGAGGACTGGTAGAACATCCCGGACAGACCGACACCACCACCCTGCGCCCCATAGAGGTGCTGCTCAGTATCGAGCGACTGCCCCAGCATTCGGTGGTGCTGCTCAAGGATTTCCACACCGCCCTGAACGACAGCGTGGTGAAACGCCGCCTGCGCGACCTGAGCGTGGCACTGCGCCGTACCTACATCTCCCTCTTCATCCTCGCGCCGGTGCTGGTGTTGCCGCCGGAGCTGGAGAAGGAGATCACGGTGATTGACGTGCCCCTGCCCACCGTGCAAGAGATTGGCGAGATGCTGGACAGGGTGATTGAATCGGTCAAGGATAACCCGAACGTGGACGTTTCGCTCACCCCTGAACAGCGGGAGATGCTGCTCAAGGCGGCAACGGGATTGACGCTGATGGAGGCGGAGAATGTGTTCGCCCGCTCGCTGGTGCAAAAGCGCAGGCTGGATGTGGAGGTGGTGCTGTGGGAGAAGGAGCAGATTATCCGCAAGTCGGGCATCCTGGAGTACTACCGCGCCACCGAAGCCTTCGAAAACGTGGGGGGACTGGACCTGCTGAAGGACTGGATCCGCAAGCGCACCCGAGCCTTCACCGATGAGGCACAACGGTTCGGATTGCCCGCCCCGAAGGGGGTGCTGCTGATCGGCGTACAGGGGTGTGGTAAGAGTCTGGCGGCGCGCGCTATCGGTTCGCTGTGGAAGCTGCCTGTGTTGCGCATGGACGTGGGACGCATCTTTGCAGGGTTGGTAGGGGCATCAGAAGAGAACATGCGTCGCGCCATCCGCACCGCCGAATCGGTTGCGCCGGCGGTGTTGTGGATTGACGAGTTGGAGAAGGGCTTTGCAGGCTCTCAGTCTTCAGGATTCTCGGACGGAGGCACCACCGCGCGCGTGTTCGCCTCGTTTCTCACGTGGCTGCAGGAAAAGCAATCACCAGTGTTTGTCGTAGCGACTGCCAACGATGTGAGTGCTTTGCCGCCGGAGCTGCTGCGCAAGGGGCGTTTCGATGAGATTTTCTTCATTGACCTGCCCAGCCAGAAGGAACGCGAGGAGATTTTCACCATCCATCTGCGCAAACGTGGGCGAGACCCGAAGAAGTTCCACATCAGCAAGCTGGCTCAAGCGGCAGAAGGCTTCAGCGGAGCGGAAATCGAACAGGTTATCATCTCGGCGCTTTACGACGCCTTTCATCGAGGCGTGGAGCTGGACGACGAAACCATCTTGCAGGAGATTCAACGCACCGTGCCCCTGTCGCGCACCATGCGCGAGAGCATCACCAGTCTGAGGAAGTGGGCAGCCGACCGCGCCCGCCCTGCCTCCTCGCCGCCCGACGCGGAGCCTGCCAAGCATTTGCCAGCCGAGACGGTGACAGCCCTCCCTGCGCCATCTCGCAAGCGACGGGCTTCGACGGCACCGGGAAAGCGAGCAGGGAAGGGTTCTGCGCAAGAGGAGTAA
- a CDS encoding ATPase: MATPANDKPIGRVVGTERKPNTAFTFNFWCTPDAPVGIGTIVVVRSEKRTVWGVVTEGFGYNDLETPIYDYIGSDGVAEAESPTLRPEMHLYVASVLRQMPEEPVQPPPIAPVYLADAQDVRMALRMDAFIPYAIPAGVYRNGETLSPITLDSRFLLGPDAGHLNVTGTSGLAAKTSAIMFLLQAIFQKLPAQESVAALLFNVKGGDLLFIDLPPEDGFLTEQDWRMYDVLGVTPKPFDRVVYYAPFKQDRVNLNTLRSHPDLRHNVLPLHWGLKEVLDYTEVMLNRDDIDVKADAFLQFIKQRAVEPGKFEFDQEEQAAGAPPVMPVTNFAELSAWLDTVLRIAEKRGREAWRSHAYPTIRKVYNRLSNLTTRYRGLIGESGFISDLPERFEDRTVYVIDVSQLEQEEQDLIITRVIAELRKRMESHRLGIDHLIVVVDELNKYAPSFGKETYMLRTLLDITERGRYLGLVLFGAQQFRSQVERRVAGNCATSLYGRIEMEELAQPGYSVFGQAVKEKLAACEPGEVLVRHPHFTQPIFVRFPRPCFLRGSEGIRRYPPQEKPFDVAVWEVLRELDPTLEYLQVKAVIDDVAAQSNGIDEDRVSEAMHRVLLERPEPSRVLERFRAHLPKKVASSVFGSPTGLTGPSFNPAAMDEYDPDDPFAGL; encoded by the coding sequence ATGGCAACGCCAGCGAACGACAAACCGATAGGGCGCGTGGTCGGTACCGAGCGCAAGCCTAATACCGCTTTCACTTTCAACTTCTGGTGTACACCCGATGCGCCAGTAGGTATCGGTACGATCGTGGTGGTGCGCAGTGAGAAGCGCACCGTGTGGGGTGTGGTCACCGAAGGCTTCGGCTACAACGACCTCGAGACGCCCATCTACGACTACATCGGCTCGGACGGGGTGGCGGAAGCGGAGTCACCCACCCTGCGCCCGGAGATGCACCTGTACGTCGCCTCGGTGCTGCGCCAGATGCCAGAGGAACCGGTGCAACCCCCACCGATTGCTCCGGTGTATCTGGCGGACGCGCAGGACGTGCGCATGGCGTTGCGCATGGACGCCTTCATCCCCTACGCTATCCCGGCGGGAGTATACCGCAACGGCGAGACGCTCTCACCCATTACGCTGGATAGCCGTTTCCTGCTCGGTCCCGACGCGGGGCACCTCAACGTCACCGGCACTTCGGGCTTAGCCGCCAAAACCAGCGCCATCATGTTCCTGTTGCAGGCTATCTTCCAGAAGCTACCCGCCCAGGAGAGTGTCGCGGCGTTGCTTTTCAATGTGAAGGGTGGCGACCTGCTGTTCATCGACCTGCCTCCGGAGGATGGCTTCCTCACCGAGCAGGACTGGCGCATGTACGATGTGCTGGGCGTGACGCCCAAGCCGTTTGACAGGGTGGTGTACTATGCGCCCTTCAAGCAGGACCGCGTGAACCTGAACACCCTGCGCTCGCACCCCGACCTGCGCCACAACGTGTTGCCCCTGCACTGGGGTTTGAAAGAGGTGCTGGACTATACCGAAGTGATGTTGAACCGTGACGATATCGACGTGAAGGCGGATGCTTTCCTGCAGTTCATCAAGCAGCGGGCGGTAGAGCCGGGTAAGTTCGAGTTTGACCAGGAGGAGCAGGCTGCCGGTGCGCCACCTGTGATGCCCGTGACCAACTTCGCCGAGCTGAGCGCATGGCTGGACACGGTGCTGCGTATCGCTGAGAAACGCGGGCGTGAGGCGTGGCGATCACACGCCTACCCCACTATCCGCAAGGTGTATAACCGCCTGAGCAACCTCACCACACGCTACCGGGGGCTGATTGGCGAAAGCGGTTTCATCTCTGACCTGCCCGAACGCTTCGAAGACCGCACCGTGTACGTAATCGACGTCTCGCAGCTGGAGCAGGAAGAGCAAGATCTGATTATCACGCGCGTCATCGCCGAGCTGCGCAAACGCATGGAGAGCCATCGGCTGGGGATAGACCACCTGATTGTGGTGGTGGACGAGCTGAACAAGTACGCGCCCTCCTTCGGCAAGGAGACCTATATGCTGCGCACCCTGCTGGACATCACCGAGCGCGGGCGTTACCTGGGGCTGGTGCTGTTCGGGGCGCAGCAGTTCCGTTCGCAGGTGGAGCGGCGCGTGGCAGGCAACTGTGCTACCAGCCTTTACGGGCGCATCGAGATGGAAGAGCTGGCGCAACCGGGATACAGCGTGTTCGGGCAGGCGGTGAAGGAGAAGCTGGCGGCATGCGAGCCGGGCGAGGTGCTGGTGCGCCATCCACACTTCACGCAGCCCATCTTCGTGCGCTTCCCACGCCCCTGCTTCCTGCGCGGTTCAGAGGGCATCCGTCGTTATCCCCCGCAGGAGAAGCCGTTTGACGTGGCGGTGTGGGAGGTACTGCGCGAGCTGGACCCCACGCTGGAGTACCTGCAGGTGAAGGCGGTGATAGACGATGTTGCCGCGCAGAGCAACGGCATCGACGAAGACCGGGTGAGCGAAGCCATGCACCGCGTGCTGCTGGAACGACCGGAGCCTTCGCGCGTGTTAGAGCGGTTTCGGGCGCACCTGCCGAAGAAGGTAGCGTCCTCCGTGTTTGGTTCGCCCACGGGTTTGACCGGTCCGTCCTTCAACCCCGCCGCGATGGACGAGTACGACCCGGATGATCCGTTTGCAGGGCTGTAG
- a CDS encoding GMP synthase, with the protein MLIYVCFSQPEEWESAIAGWTHIALRLEEASGGRWCLTVPFYRLSVDFVRQVQPEAIILSGFGRSFQDFEVRDFYPVADVVETFEDIPILAFCGGHQLLGFLFNGTLRTAERLYDEPMRLRRPGEPIINPDYHPEYFMENGFYELTLHEPDPLFEGCGDPPIVREAHYCEIKKLPPGFKLLASTPECRIQAMRHLQRPIVSVQFHPELYTERFPDGKRILENFFREMLTARSA; encoded by the coding sequence GTGCTGATTTACGTTTGCTTTTCTCAGCCCGAGGAGTGGGAGAGCGCGATTGCGGGATGGACGCATATCGCCCTGCGCTTGGAAGAAGCCAGTGGAGGCAGGTGGTGCCTGACTGTGCCTTTCTACCGGCTCAGCGTGGACTTCGTGCGCCAGGTGCAACCTGAAGCCATTATCCTGAGCGGTTTTGGACGCTCTTTTCAGGATTTCGAGGTGCGGGATTTCTACCCCGTCGCGGACGTTGTGGAGACGTTCGAGGACATTCCCATCCTTGCTTTCTGTGGCGGTCACCAGCTGTTAGGTTTTCTGTTCAACGGGACGCTACGCACCGCAGAACGCCTGTATGACGAGCCGATGCGTCTGCGCCGTCCCGGCGAGCCGATTATCAACCCCGACTACCACCCGGAATATTTCATGGAAAACGGCTTCTACGAACTGACCCTGCACGAGCCGGACCCGCTGTTTGAAGGTTGCGGCGACCCGCCCATTGTGCGGGAGGCACACTATTGCGAGATCAAAAAGCTGCCACCTGGTTTCAAACTGCTGGCTTCCACCCCTGAGTGTCGTATCCAGGCAATGCGCCATCTGCAGAGGCCGATTGTGAGCGTGCAGTTCCATCCCGAACTGTATACCGAGAGATTCCCGGACGGCAAGCGTATCCTGGAAAATTTCTTCCGCGAAATGCTAACCGCCCGTTCGGCATGA
- a CDS encoding MFS transporter, translating into MLRARVSIASYYFLLFAAVAFTHPFFPVFLRERGFSYAQVGAVLSVFSLSGAIASILLGWRSDQARRRRRYIIGTMLVGAAGYLLFPSVYSFGVALLLAAVIGGCLMSSQSVMMALVVDLFRHRGTAGSFGQLRVFGTVGYLLVLLMLVLWQNSPLLEPSRMFRSVALLLALSAVVVLLAPENPEETEESARLSANEVLYLLHRRDILLYIIAHFCFVGALMTATANLSLYLQWMGATKPFISLAYMTSALFEMPFMILMGKLSDRIGRTRVLAIAFLSLPIRLLLLTVFRAPVPVLLTQTMHGLTFSIITAVSMAFIADRVEPRLRASGQGLLMAAASLASATMPLVAGLVADAWGLPALYGTLLALSLVGASVFFTLARQTAPAEARMRVVTQTGGQA; encoded by the coding sequence TTGTTACGCGCGAGGGTGAGTATTGCGAGTTATTACTTTCTCTTGTTCGCTGCGGTAGCGTTCACCCATCCTTTCTTTCCGGTGTTCCTGCGCGAGCGTGGCTTCTCGTATGCGCAGGTAGGAGCCGTGCTGTCGGTGTTCTCGCTGAGCGGCGCGATAGCGAGCATCCTGCTGGGCTGGCGTTCGGACCAGGCACGTCGACGAAGAAGGTATATCATCGGCACGATGCTCGTGGGAGCGGCGGGGTATCTGCTCTTCCCCAGCGTGTACTCCTTCGGTGTGGCGCTGCTGCTGGCGGCGGTCATCGGCGGTTGTCTCATGTCCAGTCAGTCGGTGATGATGGCACTGGTGGTAGACCTGTTCCGCCATCGGGGCACGGCAGGGTCGTTTGGGCAGCTGCGCGTGTTCGGCACGGTGGGCTACTTGCTGGTATTGCTGATGCTGGTGCTCTGGCAGAACTCGCCTCTGCTGGAGCCTTCGCGCATGTTTCGCAGTGTGGCACTGCTGCTTGCGCTCTCTGCCGTAGTGGTGCTGCTGGCTCCGGAAAACCCGGAAGAGACGGAAGAGTCTGCCCGTCTCTCCGCGAACGAGGTGCTGTACCTGCTGCATCGGCGCGACATCTTGCTCTACATCATCGCGCACTTCTGCTTCGTGGGAGCGCTGATGACCGCCACTGCCAACCTGAGCCTGTATCTGCAGTGGATGGGGGCAACCAAGCCGTTTATCAGCCTGGCGTACATGACCAGCGCCCTGTTCGAGATGCCTTTTATGATACTGATGGGCAAACTTTCCGACCGTATCGGGCGCACGCGCGTGCTGGCAATCGCGTTTCTCTCCCTGCCGATTCGGCTGTTGCTGCTCACCGTTTTCCGGGCGCCGGTGCCGGTACTGCTCACCCAGACGATGCACGGGTTGACCTTCAGCATCATCACGGCGGTGTCGATGGCGTTCATTGCGGACAGGGTGGAACCTCGCCTGCGTGCCAGTGGACAGGGCTTGCTGATGGCGGCGGCTTCACTCGCTTCGGCGACTATGCCTCTGGTTGCCGGTCTGGTCGCCGATGCCTGGGGGTTGCCCGCTCTGTACGGCACCCTGCTCGCTCTATCACTGGTCGGCGCGAGCGTCTTCTTCACGCTGGCAAGACAAACCGCCCCCGCTGAGGCAAGGATGCGGGTGGTCACGCAAACAGGAGGGCAGGCATGA
- a CDS encoding MazG family protein, with translation MMTIVGLGAGNPSALSQQAWEVLRSGQPVWLRTAIHPTVNALQEAGISFQSFDSLYEQAESFETLYAQIVEQLLALAQGGDIVYAVPGHPLVGEESVRLLLERARERGIQVRIVGSSGFLEPTLEALGLCVTDGLQVIDALCASRFPPDQSMHVLYYQVYDPFVASDLKLSLMRYYPDEHPVHVVRAAGVAGEQRVQIVPLYQLDRVSVDHLTSVYVPPLPADDRRDFAGLVHIVARLRGPGGCPWDREQTHESLRPYLLEEAYEVLDAMNTGDDAKLCEELGDVLLQVVLHAQLANEESRFDIQDVVCQQCEKLVRRHPHVFGDVQVADSAEVLRNWERIKAEENNHTPKQSVMDGVIPSLPALVFAMEVSKRAVKVGFEWPNLQGVLEKFREEQEELAEAIAQGDRARIEAEIGDLLFTLVNIARHLKVDAEQALHAMVRRFIVRFQQMEAMAREQGKQLEHLSLEEWDALWEAAKRHSE, from the coding sequence ATGATGACCATCGTTGGCTTAGGGGCAGGGAACCCTTCTGCGTTGTCTCAGCAGGCATGGGAGGTGCTGCGTTCCGGACAGCCAGTGTGGTTGCGTACGGCGATACATCCCACGGTAAACGCCCTCCAAGAGGCTGGCATCTCCTTCCAGTCCTTCGACTCCCTCTATGAGCAGGCGGAGAGCTTTGAGACGCTGTATGCGCAAATCGTAGAGCAACTGCTTGCTCTGGCTCAGGGGGGAGATATCGTCTACGCTGTGCCGGGGCACCCGCTGGTGGGAGAGGAGAGTGTGCGCCTGCTGCTGGAAAGGGCGCGTGAGCGGGGGATACAGGTGCGCATCGTCGGCAGTAGCGGCTTTCTGGAGCCGACGCTGGAAGCACTGGGGTTATGCGTTACCGATGGGTTACAGGTCATCGATGCGCTCTGTGCGTCGCGCTTTCCGCCTGACCAGTCCATGCACGTGCTATACTATCAGGTGTACGACCCGTTCGTGGCTTCCGACCTGAAGCTGTCCTTGATGCGCTACTATCCCGATGAACATCCGGTGCACGTCGTGCGTGCAGCGGGTGTTGCTGGGGAACAGCGAGTGCAAATCGTGCCCCTTTACCAGCTGGATCGTGTGTCCGTAGACCACCTGACCAGCGTGTATGTGCCGCCGCTACCCGCCGATGACCGTCGGGATTTCGCTGGGCTGGTGCATATTGTGGCGCGGCTGCGCGGACCGGGCGGTTGTCCCTGGGATAGAGAGCAGACGCATGAGAGCCTGCGTCCCTACTTGCTGGAAGAGGCTTACGAGGTGCTGGACGCCATGAACACAGGCGACGACGCCAAGCTATGCGAAGAGCTGGGAGATGTGCTGCTGCAGGTGGTGCTGCACGCGCAGCTGGCGAACGAGGAGAGCCGTTTCGACATTCAGGACGTCGTGTGCCAGCAGTGTGAAAAGCTGGTGCGGCGACATCCGCACGTCTTTGGGGATGTGCAGGTAGCAGATAGCGCAGAGGTGTTGCGCAACTGGGAACGCATCAAGGCGGAGGAGAACAACCACACGCCGAAGCAGTCGGTAATGGACGGCGTGATACCCTCTTTGCCTGCGCTGGTGTTTGCCATGGAGGTCTCCAAGCGGGCGGTGAAGGTGGGTTTCGAGTGGCCCAACTTGCAGGGTGTGCTGGAGAAGTTCCGTGAGGAGCAGGAAGAGCTGGCGGAAGCCATCGCACAGGGTGATAGAGCGCGTATCGAGGCAGAAATCGGTGATTTGCTGTTCACGCTGGTGAACATCGCACGACACCTGAAGGTAGATGCCGAACAGGCGCTTCATGCGATGGTGCGACGATTCATTGTACGCTTCCAGCAGATGGAGGCAATGGCACGCGAGCAGGGCAAGCAGCTGGAGCACCTGAGTCTGGAGGAATGGGATGCGCTTTGGGAGGCGGCGAAGCGCCATTCGGAGTGA